One genomic region from Amia ocellicauda isolate fAmiCal2 chromosome 4, fAmiCal2.hap1, whole genome shotgun sequence encodes:
- the arfrp1 gene encoding ADP-ribosylation factor-related protein 1 has translation MYTLLSGLYKYMFQKDEFCILILGLDNAGKTTFLEQTKTKFSKNYKGMSLSKITTTVGLNIGTIDVGKARLMFWDLGGQDELQSLWDKYYAESHGVIYVIDSTDEERLSESKNAFEKMISSETLEGVPLLVLANKQDVENCLSVPDIKTAFSDCAPKIGKRDCLVQPCTAITGQGVNEGIEWMVKCVVRNIHRPPRQKDIT, from the exons ATGTACACACTATTATCCGGCCTTTATAAGTATATGTTCCAGAAGGACGAATTCTGCATTCTGATCCTCGGATTAGACAATGCAGGGAAAACT ACCTTTCTGGAACAAACCAAGACGAAATTCAGTAAGAATTATAAAGGGATGAGTTTATCCAAGATTACAACTACAGTGGGGCTCAACA TTGGTACCATAGATGTGGGAAAAGCTCGGCTTATGTTCTGGGACCTTGGAGGACAAGATGAACTACAGTCATTGTGGGACAAG tATTACGCCGAATCTCATGGAGTGATATACGTGATTGACTCCACTGATGAAGAGAGGCTCTCCGAATCTAAAAATGCCTTTG AGAAAATGATCAGCAGTGAGACTTTGGAAGGAGTTCCTCTTCTGGTTTTGGCCAACAAACAAGACGTGGAG AATTGCCTATCGGTTCCTGACATTAAAACTGCCTTCAGCGACTGTGCGCCTAAGATTGGCAAACGAGACTGCTTAGTCCAGCCCTGCACTGCAATTACTGG TCAGGGTGTGAATGAAGGCATCGAGTGGATGGTGAAGTGCGTGGTGAGGAACATTCATCGGCCGCCCAGACAGAAGGACATCACTTAA
- the LOC136748777 gene encoding tumor necrosis factor receptor superfamily member 6B: MSLMLVLCGLVLVSTPVTLQSQTYLWKDDVTDEPVTCDKCPPGTRVLRHCTRHSRTACAPCPALHYTEFWNYLEQCRYCNNFCADTQLEKQPCSSTHNRLCECKAGYYLRDEMCAKHSACPPGEGVAVNGTAYEDAQCELCPDGFYSSVASSTQRCLQHSQCQPEQRAIEGDEKQDTFCTACTTPVSIHTDSAEAIQICSKAIMEYVAHQSITPRKLRKLRHIAERKIQQNGQNMGNKSLLELFQAIAANEYNDKKTVDLIFSMLQKANLTHLQKKVMRLFIAR, from the exons ATGAGTCTG ATGCTGGTATTGTGCGGGCTGGTGTTGGTTTCCACACCGGTCACATTGCAGTCACAGACGTACCTCTGGAAGGATGACGTCACCGATGAGCCAGTCACGTGCGACAAGTGTCCGCCTGGCACGCGCGTCCTGCGGCACTGCACGAGACACAGCCGCACCGCGTGCGCGCCCTGTCCCGCGCTGCACTACACCGAGTTCTGGAACTACCTCGAGCAGTGCCGCTACTGCAACAACTTCTGCGCAGACACGCAGCTGGAGAAGCAGCCGTGCAGCAGCACCCACAACCGGCTGTGCGAGTGCAAGGCTGGCTATTACCTGCGGGATGAGATGTGCGCAAAGCACAGTGCCTGCCCTCCTGGAGAAGGCGTCGCTGTGAATG GAACTGCGTATGAAGATGCGCAGTGTGAACTGTGTCCGGATGGCTTCTACTCCTCGGTGGCCTCCAGCACACAGCGCTGCCTCCAGCACAGCCAGTGCCAGCCAGAGCAGAGGGCCATAGAGGGCGACGAGAAACAGGACACCTTCTGCACTGCCTGCACGACACCTGTGAGCATCCACACGGACAGCGCTGAAG ctatacaaatcTGCAGTAAAGCCATAATGGAGTATGTGGCTCACCAGAGCATTACACCAAGGAAGCTCAGAAAACTTAGACACATCGCTGAGaggaaaatacaacaaaacGGACAGAATATGGGGAATAAATCTCTTCTGGAATTGTTTCAGGCCATTGCAGCTAATGAGTACAATGATAAGAAGACTGTTGACCTGATCTTTTCCATGTTGCAGAAAGCAAACTTGACTCACCTGCAAAAGAAAGTTATGAGATTgttcatagctagatag
- the zgpat gene encoding zinc finger CCCH-type with G patch domain-containing protein produces MDEGSLEAAIETYNAQLQQVDTALGAGLDPSQHSDLLKLKEDLHQLIELTESSLVSVKKSRLLASLEEGLTSPAEPSGEATQASLDDEFAAFYASVGGPSCGEPSASDNTAFSQGSSPSPAQASEEEEDEEGQEEIDDEMSGMKVCAPYRTSWGTLEYHNAMVVGAEASDCVRVLYVHPTHKSMKPCPYFLEDKCRFVDRCRFSHGEVVSVSELRQFEDSDLSSFQEGSACLARHEDGIWYPATITDIDSGYYTVKFNSALLKEAVVEADGIIPPLRKEHPSSSESEDDDMVEYSAYAKVVDSMSTESEDWAAPCSSSFGGWEQHTRGIGSKLMAKMGYEFGKGLGRNAEGRVEPVLAVVLPKGKSLDQCADILQKKRLGKLGKDRPGNSRKKGKWRSGPSKTRTDVFDFLNSQLGGERQGDSAEAGAPAETNSKETYRGGKTAKRSLNVKLYQASGKVAQTEREINSITKSLSRNMGRDKAMTSHLEERLSAARKQLVVLKEQEVSIQRERRKADTHKKMTEF; encoded by the exons ATGGATGAAGGCAGTCTGGAGGCTGCCATTGAGACCTACAATGCGCAGCTCCAGCAGGTGGATACTGCGCTGGGGGCTGGGCTGGACCCCTCCCAACACTCGGACCTCTTGAAGCTCAAGGAGGACTTGCACCAGCTGATTGAGCTCACTGAGTCCAGCCTGGTGTCTGTGAAGAAGAGCCGGCTTCTAGCCAGCTTAGAGGAGGGTTTGACCTCTCCAGCCGAGCCCTCAGGAGAAGCTACGCAGGCGAGCTTGGATGATGAGTTTGCGGCTTTTTATGCTTCCGTTGGGGGGCCTTCGTGTGGAGAGCCCTCTGCCAGTGACAACACAGCTTTCTCCCAGGGCTCCAGCCCCAGTCCTGCTCAGGCcagcgaggaagaggaggatgaggaggggCAGGAGGAAATAGATGATGAGATGAGTGGCATGAAGGTGTGTGCCCCTTACCGCACATCTTGGGGAACGCTGGAGTACCATAATGCCATGGTAGTGGGAGCGGAGGCCTCGGACTGTGTGCGTGTTTTATACGTCCACCCGACGCACAAATCCATGAAGCCCTGCCCCTACTTCCTGGAGGATAAGTGCCGCTTCGTGGACAGGTGCAG GTTCTCCCACGGAGAGGTGGTGTCCGTGTCTGAACTGAGGCAGTTTGAGGATTCAGACCTCAGTTCTTTCCAGGAGGGATCTGCCTGTTTAGCCAGACATGAGGATGGCATCTGGTACCCAGCCACAATCACCG ATATCGACAGCGGTTACTACACGGTCAAATTCAACTCGGCTTTGCTGAAGGAAGCAGTGGTGGAAGCTGATGGCATTATCCCCCCACTGAGGAAAGAGCACCCCTCCTCGTccgagtctgaagatgatgacatgGTGGAGTATTCAGCCTACGCCAAAG TTGTAGATTCAATGTCGACAGAGTCGGAGGACTGGGCTGCTCCCTGTAGCTCAAGTTTTGGGGGCTGGGAGCAACACACCAGAGGAATTGGATCCAAGCTCATGGCCAAAATGGGTTACGAATTTGGGAAGG GCTTGGGAAGGAATGCTGAGGGACGTGTGGAGCCAGTGCTGGCGGTGGTTTTGCCCAAAGGGAAATCTCTGGACCAGTGTGCTGACATCCTGCAGAAGAAAAGGCTGGGGAAGCTCGGCAAGGACAGGCCGGGGAATTccaggaagaaagggaaatggAGGTCAGGCCCTTCCAAAACCCGGACCGATGTTTTTGACTTTTTGAATAGCCAGCTGGGTGGTGAACGCCAGGGCGATTCGGCTGAAGCAGGTGCCCCAGCCGAGACGAACAGTAAAGAGACCTACAGGGGAGGAAAGACGGCTAAGAGGTCTCTCAATGTCAAGCTCTACCAAGCCTCTGGGAAAGTTGCTCAGACCGAGAGGGAAATCAACAGCATTACCAAGTCCCTGAGCAGAAACATGGGAAG GGACAAAGCTATGACAAGTCACCTGGAAGAGAGGCTGTCGGCAGCAAGAAAGCAGCTGGTCGTGCTGAAGGAGCAGGAGGTTAGCATACAGAGGGAGCGCAGGAAAGCCGATACACATAAGAAGATGACTGAGTTTTGA